A section of the Desulfurobacteriaceae bacterium genome encodes:
- the selA gene encoding L-seryl-tRNA(Sec) selenium transferase — protein sequence MKKELLRKIPKVDLFLKDEELLSTLGDFPKTFLVDAIRTTLEKVRKEILEGKRKDLNLEEIKKEIIKELKKLTKPKLHKVINATGVVLHTNLGRAPISKKVAEHLANLITGYSNLEYDLQKGKRGLRYRNLEWILKKLTGAEDVCVVNNNAGAVLLVLSALAKGKEVIVSRGELIEIGGSFRIPDVMIQSGAILKEVGTTNKTHLFDYENAINEKTGLILKVHTSNYKILGFTESVKTQELVELGKRYGIPVYEDLGSGSFIDVRKIGLSYEPTVQDVLKAGVDVVSFSGDKLLGGAQAGIILGKKEYLEKIKKHPLNRALRIDKMTLAVLEMTLMYYLDEEKALKEVPTWYLLSQSLEDIKKKAENIYFKLKEEDLEAEIDIVEDESEVGGGALPLQKLKTFCIGIKPKKLSLQELEQTLRNQEIPIISRIKNEICLLDMRTVFDEEIDYVRECLIKILR from the coding sequence TTGAAAAAGGAACTATTAAGGAAAATTCCAAAGGTTGACTTATTTTTAAAAGATGAAGAATTGCTTTCAACTTTAGGAGATTTTCCTAAGACTTTTCTTGTTGATGCTATAAGAACTACTCTTGAAAAAGTAAGAAAGGAGATACTGGAAGGAAAAAGAAAAGATTTAAATCTAGAAGAAATAAAAAAGGAAATAATCAAAGAACTTAAAAAATTAACAAAACCAAAGTTACACAAGGTAATAAACGCAACGGGAGTTGTTCTTCATACAAACCTTGGTAGGGCTCCCATTTCAAAAAAAGTGGCCGAACATCTTGCGAACTTGATAACAGGATACTCCAACCTTGAATACGACCTTCAAAAAGGAAAAAGAGGACTTAGGTACAGAAACTTAGAGTGGATTCTAAAGAAACTAACAGGTGCAGAGGATGTTTGTGTAGTTAATAACAATGCAGGAGCTGTTCTCTTGGTTTTATCAGCTCTTGCAAAAGGGAAAGAGGTCATAGTTTCAAGAGGAGAGCTGATAGAAATTGGAGGATCCTTCAGAATTCCAGATGTAATGATCCAAAGTGGAGCAATTCTTAAAGAAGTAGGAACTACCAACAAAACCCACCTATTTGACTATGAAAATGCAATAAATGAAAAAACTGGACTAATTCTTAAAGTACACACAAGCAACTACAAAATCTTAGGCTTCACGGAATCTGTAAAAACGCAAGAACTTGTTGAACTTGGAAAGAGGTACGGCATTCCTGTTTATGAAGATCTTGGAAGTGGAAGTTTCATAGATGTTAGAAAAATAGGACTCTCTTATGAACCAACCGTTCAAGATGTACTAAAAGCGGGAGTAGATGTAGTTTCTTTTAGTGGAGACAAACTCCTTGGAGGAGCTCAAGCTGGAATAATACTTGGAAAGAAAGAGTATCTAGAAAAGATAAAAAAACATCCTTTAAATAGGGCATTGAGAATAGACAAAATGACTCTTGCGGTCCTTGAAATGACATTAATGTATTACTTGGACGAAGAGAAGGCGTTAAAAGAAGTTCCTACTTGGTATTTACTTTCTCAAAGTTTAGAGGATATAAAGAAAAAAGCTGAAAACATTTATTTCAAACTGAAAGAGGAAGATCTTGAGGCTGAAATAGACATTGTTGAGGATGAATCGGAAGTAGGAGGTGGAGCCCTACCTTTACAGAAATTAAAAACTTTTTGTATAGGAATAAAACCCAAGAAACTATCTTTACAAGAACTTGAACAAACTTTAAGAAATCAAGAGATACCAATAATTTCAAGAATAAAAAATGAAATATGTTTACTGGACATGAGAACCGTTTTTGATGAAGAGATTGACTATGTAAGAGAATGTTTGATAAAAATTCTCCGATAG
- a CDS encoding Fe-S-containing hydro-lyase produces the protein MSAIKITTPILDDTVIENLKAGDLVLISGIIYTARDAAHKRIVEALEKGEELPFDLKGQIIYYAGPAPAKPGKPIGSVGPTTSYRMDPYAPKLLEAGLKGMIGKGSRNQEVIEAIKKFKGVYFGAVGGAAAYLARCVKSSEVIAYEDLGPEAVRRLVVEDFPAFVVNDIYENDLYKMGRSQYAELSI, from the coding sequence ATGTCTGCAATAAAGATTACTACTCCTATATTGGACGATACTGTGATAGAGAACCTCAAAGCTGGTGATCTCGTTCTTATTTCTGGAATTATTTACACTGCAAGGGATGCAGCTCATAAGAGAATAGTTGAAGCTTTAGAAAAAGGGGAAGAACTTCCGTTTGATCTAAAAGGACAAATTATCTACTATGCAGGTCCTGCTCCTGCTAAACCAGGAAAACCTATTGGATCTGTTGGTCCAACTACTAGCTACAGAATGGATCCATACGCTCCAAAACTTTTAGAAGCAGGTCTTAAAGGAATGATAGGTAAAGGATCAAGAAATCAAGAAGTAATTGAAGCTATAAAGAAGTTTAAGGGAGTATATTTTGGAGCAGTGGGAGGAGCTGCTGCTTACCTTGCAAGGTGTGTAAAGTCAAGTGAAGTTATTGCTTACGAAGACCTTGGACCAGAAGCTGTAAGAAGACTTGTAGTAGAAGATTTTCCAGCTTTTGTTGTAAATGATATTTACGAAAACGACCTTTATAAAATGGGTAGAAGCCAATATGCTGAACTAAGCATATAG
- a CDS encoding glucosaminidase domain-containing protein produces the protein MREYFAFFVIAVLFLLSPLSCMNTDISSNTEKGNSSILRKSEQEEKKEKKRANKPLVINNPTVEDIIPIDCENVLPVIYSHVKSLKELTPKDRKKKFVDVLLPEILIANEEIRKERNFLLSILKKEILSEVEKEKLEYLKDKYRTDDMAELLRRVNTISPSLILAQGAIESGWGTSRFFTEGNNVFGMYAFRPSNKKLKAKEKDVYLKVYDDILDSVRDYIYNLNVGWAYEEFRREREKGSNIDNLIKALTFYSTQRESYVRLLENVIKSNRFTAYDNCTLSK, from the coding sequence ATGAGGGAATATTTCGCCTTCTTCGTAATAGCTGTTTTATTTCTTCTATCCCCACTAAGCTGTATGAATACTGACATTTCATCTAATACCGAAAAAGGGAATTCATCTATACTCCGTAAGAGTGAACAAGAAGAAAAAAAAGAAAAGAAAAGAGCAAATAAACCATTGGTGATAAATAATCCAACAGTTGAAGACATTATTCCTATTGATTGTGAAAACGTTCTTCCTGTTATTTATTCCCACGTTAAGTCCTTAAAGGAACTAACTCCTAAAGACAGAAAGAAAAAGTTTGTAGATGTTCTTTTGCCAGAAATTTTAATTGCAAACGAAGAGATTAGAAAGGAAAGGAATTTCTTGCTTTCTATTCTTAAGAAAGAAATTTTGTCTGAAGTTGAAAAGGAGAAATTGGAATATTTAAAGGATAAGTATAGAACCGATGATATGGCAGAACTTCTGAGAAGAGTGAATACAATTTCTCCAAGTCTTATTCTTGCTCAAGGAGCAATAGAAAGCGGTTGGGGAACTTCAAGGTTTTTCACAGAGGGAAATAACGTTTTTGGTATGTATGCGTTTAGACCTTCTAACAAGAAATTAAAAGCTAAAGAAAAAGATGTTTATCTTAAAGTTTATGATGATATTTTGGATTCTGTAAGAGATTACATTTATAATCTCAATGTAGGTTGGGCATACGAAGAGTTTAGGAGAGAAAGAGAAAAAGGTTCTAACATTGATAATCTGATAAAAGCTCTTACTTTCTATTCCACCCAGAGAGAATCCTACGTGAGGTTGTTAGAAAATGTTATCAAGAGTAATCGTTTTACTGCTTATGATAATTGCACTCTTTCAAAGTAA